The Rhodamnia argentea isolate NSW1041297 chromosome 10, ASM2092103v1, whole genome shotgun sequence sequence CTATCCAACTTGACTAGCGAAAAATGCTAACATGATTTTTTCACCATTATTTCACTTTTCTACGTAGTGCTAACATGTTTtgattcaaatttgatttttaaattaaatattattaaatttagattaaaaataaattagaaaaagaaaaaagatcaagGCAAAAGAGGGCGAAAGCCTACAAAACCCTAGTCGCCGCTGCCCACCATCGCCTACGAGGGTTGGTCGGTCCTTACGGGTCAACCGGGGTCGCCAACTACTCGACAGAGCCCGACCAACCCTCTTTTCACCATCACAGGCCCTTTCCGTGCGATGATGGGTAGCGGCAACGAGAGTCCTATAGGCCCTtgcccttttttcccttcatctaTTTTTGTTTGGTTATTTGTGAGACCATTTCAAATAAGGTTTGAAGTGCTATCATTGTTTCAAAAGTAAGGCTTGACCAAGGGTAttctcgtcatttactttttatttttttatttcattttttttggttgcgGTTGAAGCAGGTGAGGCAACCTCATCTAGCCCTCGTCGATGATTGGTATGGCCGGCCAttggtaaaaaagaaaggaaaaaaataaatgacgaaaatgccctttgtTAGACcgtttttttgaaataataagagcatttcaggcccttatttgaaagttttcatttatttgtttaatttatttaaataaaatttttattaaaataatcaaatttggaccaaaatgacatcgtttttgcattttccttttatgttttaGCCACGACACGCCacatatgagagagaaaataattagaaaagacACATCGgcatttttcattagtcaagttGGACGATATTGATAGaagaacttgattacattaaattgaaaaacttaGGAATTTatactttctaaaaattttatgattcaattgcattttggcAACGAGTCTTAGGATCtctagtgcacttatccctATATAATAAAATCACTAATACAAGAGCACCACCTAGAGAGTGGTATTTCTTTCTTTAGGATAGTTACACAAATGACCCTTGAACTTTGGCCACTATGCAATATcttccctgaacttttaatttgttcaatatgctctctaaattttaatctaatgtgcaatgttgttcttgaaattttaatttattcaatgtgatccttgaactttagatAAACATCCAATATAGTCGatggattatatgaaaatagcCAATGTTATCATTCTGTTTGAACggtggacaaaaaaaataacgtTTCATGTTAATTATTTACGTAAAATGTTCAACTAAAATCATGATATaattatccacgtcatcaaattacataaataatcatttaattGACCAGATTAGAATATGATTCAATTGAGTATCTCATGTGAATATTCCACGAGTAACTTTTTTCAATGGATTGGtagccaaatcagcaaattccGTCAACTTGTATTAATGGAGTGGCaccattgaatattttcattaagTTTGCGGACTAAATTAAACAAGTACCTAAGATACCCGTGAAAAGAAGGTTGAAGTATGTATCCCATACgttttgaataaattaaaagttacgACATTGCACTGAAATAACGttgaccaaattgaaagttcatagaCTACATCTTATATTGCGCCAAAATATCAAAGAtcgtttatgactttttcacttcttctatttttgtcaaaataaataggaagaaagagaagaattaCTGAAACACGGGACACGATCCGGACAAGGTTTAGGCGAGGCCGTTGTTTTGGGCCCAAACCGGACATGAAGAACGGACGGTAGGGCCCACGAACCATCCGTCTAGCAGAGATCGAGCGCGGGCGGGACCATTTTGGTCAACTGTGCGCTGGTGGCgtcaaacccgacccgacccgacccgatcctCGCCTCCGCATCATCGGATATTATCCAAAACCGTGCCACGTCTGAATTCCGACACCAGAACCAAAAGCCCAGAATTATCCAAAACCGGAGAATTCCAATTTAAAGTGAATATTCAAGAATCCTGCTGCCTCTGCTCAACGCAAAAATTTTCTCTCGCTTTCCGAGTTTTTTTTCTAGTCATCCCTACACTACCACACCTGACCAAGAATCTGCTGTAATCCACTTGCGGGAGCTCCGACATGGCCACCCTCTTCTCGTCGTCTCTGCAAACGGCCTTGCACGGTCCGCCCCTATCGCCGTCGTCCCCGTTGTCGGCGTCGGCAGCGTCTCCATCGTCTTCTCCTATCTCCCACCTCGGCTCGCCGCTCTTGTCGGTGGCGAGGACCCGGGTTCCGGGCCTGTCGTCGAGTAGATCCTCATTGTTTACCAGCCATTTCAGTAGCATTATCAGTGATTTCAGCGCGAGAACCGCGAGGAGCAAATGCCGCGGGCCGCTGGTCGTGTGCATGTCCTGGGATGGACCGCTCTCTTCCGTCAAATTGATCATCCAAGGCAAAAATCTGGAGGTGATTGAttctctctttgcttttctcttctcAAATTATCCATTTTGGGTGTTTAGTCTCGAGCATTTGGCAATGGATAAGAGTGGTCCAATCAAAGTGTGGGTGGGTGAAGAAATTGAGAAGGGATGGTGCAAGGGGATGAAACATATCTGCATCGACCTAATTGCATGAGTTGAAGTTTggattttctttatatttgcaGAAACACAAGCCATGATTTTCCCTTATCTTTCCCTTACTCGTGGAATAGAGGATGATGAAATAATTTGGATCTTCCTATTACTTGATACAGCTGAACAGTTCAGTGAAGTCTTATGTTGAGGAGAAAGTTGGAAAGGCTGTACAGAAGCACAGCCACCTTGTGCGTGAGGTCGATGTCAGGCTGTCGATACGAGGCGGAGAGTTTGGAAAAGGCCCCAAAGTTCGGAGATGTGAGGTAGCGACGACTGAATCTGGGGTTCGACTTTGAGATTGTTGATCGACTTTCTGATTCCTTTCGAGTTTTCAGGTCACATTGTTCACCAAGAGGCATGGCGTGGTTCGAGCTGAGGAAGAGGCGGAGTCGCTTTATGGAAGTATTGATATGGTGTCATCAATAATACAAAGGAAGTTGAGAAAGATCAAGGAGAAGGAGTCTGATCATGGCAGGCACATGAAGGGATTTGATAGACTCAAAGTTAGAGAACCAGTGGCTGTGCCGCCAGTTGTGGAAGATGATGTTGAGGATGTTCCTCAACGAGAAGATGGGAACTTTGATGAGGTTATAACTGTTGCTTTACACTTGTCATCTGTTCTGGAATGTCTGGCTCTATCGGTTTGTGCCCCATTCACTTCTCTACTGTTTTTGCACTCAGTATCCACGATTCATACGCCAGTGCCTATTTGACAATGAGGCAATTCTTTCAGGCACTTTATTTAGTGCAGACCAGAAGGACCGGAGCTGTTGGATGTTGTTCAATACTGCTATAACTTAACAACGAAAAAGCCCTGCGTTGAACTTAAGCCCCTTCGACTAGGCCACGGGGCAACAGCCTCTGACGCCCCACACCATTGGCACAGGAGGGGGCTAGCCCATACACCCACTGCACGAGTGGAATACTACTTAGTCTAGTAGAAGGGCCAAGCTGAGAGGCTTGTCGCTGACATTCTTTAATGCACTTCGTCCCACACTTGCATGAGTAAATTATTAGATAACTCTCATGGGAAGTCAAATTATGAGGCAAGCAGTTTATTAGATAAAACAACAGGTAGTCACTTATTTCCCAAATTAGATTTGTGCTTGCAACTTTGGGGATTAGGTGAATGTGTTGCATTGCATCAGTCATGTGAGGCTTCACCAATGGCTTGGAGTGGTGAGATTGTGAAGCTGTCTGCTCAGACTGTCAAAGTGTTGTTCATTTTAAAATCTGTTGTATCACGAGGCTGCTCTTCCTTCTATAAAAACATCAATTTTCATCGATATCTTGTCCAATGTTTCTCTAGTCCACCACCTGCAGTGTATGTCTGTATTTATGATCTGCACAAAGTGGACTAACTTGAGTCAAACACCTAGAGATAAGTTTTTCTGTTCATGTCGTGGCAACAACTATGATCACCGCTTGTCAATACATTAGCTCTTATGTTCTTTGTGTGCTCACGTTCATAGCAGACTTTGCTTGCTTGCGTGTCTTTTAAGTGAAGCACTAAAAAAGGCACTGCGGGATCCTGTAATTCGACTCCTCTGTTCCTAGTTTTCCATAATAGCCATTAGATTCAGATACTTCTCAGTTGATTATCCTATTTATAAGTTGTGGTCGAGCTATAAATCGTTGATCGTTATATTTGAGTCTAGGTGACGCTGCTGAGCTTTGTTCTCTTTTGACACGTCCTGGTGATCATTTATTTGGCTCTTGCAATGTGAAAGAACGACTTGCGTTTACCTCCCAGTATGTTGCGGCAGTTTTCATGAGCCAGGCAGATACTACGACTGGTAGTTCTGCTTGATATTTCCCGCCATTGTTAGTCTGACTGGTTACTATCTCACATAATCGTTGCAATTTCACGAACTCTTAGTTTATATTTGCTTATGACATGCTCATGCCCTCTTTCTGCGAGTCACGCTCACAGTGAACTTATTTCTCAGATTGTCAGGACCAAGTACTTTGAAATGCCACCTTTAACGGTATCTGAAGCAATTGAGCAACTGGAAAATGTCGATCATGATTTCTATGGGTTCCGGAACGAAGAAACCGGTATGATGGTCGCTATGCTTTGTTGCTCTCTCCTCCTAGCCATCTTTCCTCGGATTTCGACTAATTCTGTGCTGTCACTGCAGGTGAGATCAACATTTTGTACAAGAGAAAAGATGGGGGATATGGTCTGATAGTACCGAAAGGAAACGGCAAAGCACAGAAATTTGATCCTGTGGTCATAGAAGCAGCCAAAGAGCGGTCCTTCGCCGAGTGAGAGAGGCGAGGTGAAGCAAGGGGATGATCCTTTTCCATGCGATAACATAAGATTTTCAAGGCCTTTTGCGTAATCAGCGTCATCATCCTGGCAGGAGATCATTGAAAGGCCAACCATAGCCAGAATGATCTCAGACTGAAAATCACTAAATTACAACTGATTAAGCATTACGGTGCTACTTATGGGAAGTGAACTTTTGAAGCAGAGCCCACTTTTGCGTGTTGTAGTCATCTCATGACCTGAAGCATAGCATGCAAGTTGTAAATGCCCATTTCGCTTTCATCTCCTGTGGTCTACAGCAAGTTTCTGCTATCACAGcacatttctcatttttacCACGTAAGGCTAGCCTTCACCTTCAGTAGGGCGTTCATGGATT is a genomic window containing:
- the LOC115742266 gene encoding ribosome-binding factor PSRP1, chloroplastic isoform X3, translating into MATLFSSSLQTALHGPPLSPSSPLSASAASPLLSVARTRVPGLSSSRSSLFTSHFSSIISDFSARTARSKCRGPLVVCMSWDGPLSSVKLIIQGKNLELNSSVKSYVEEKVGKAVQKHSHLVREVDVRLSIRGGEFGKGPKVRRCEVTLFTKRHGVVRAEEEAESLYGSIDMVSSIIQRKLRKIKEKESDHGRHMKGFDRLKVREPVAVPPVVEDDVEDVPQREDGNFDEIVRTKYFEMPPLTVSEAIEQLENVDHDFYGFRNEETGEINILYKRKDGGYGLIVPKGNGKAQKFDPVVIEAAKERSFAE
- the LOC115742266 gene encoding ribosome-binding factor PSRP1, chloroplastic isoform X1; this translates as MATLFSSSLQTALHGPPLSPSSPLSASAASPSSSPISHLGSPLLSVARTRVPGLSSSRSSLFTSHFSSIISDFSARTARSKCRGPLVVCMSWDGPLSSVKLIIQGKNLELNSSVKSYVEEKVGKAVQKHSHLVREVDVRLSIRGGEFGKGPKVRRCEVTLFTKRHGVVRAEEEAESLYGSIDMVSSIIQRKLRKIKEKESDHGRHMKGFDRLKVREPVAVPPVVEDDVEDVPQREDGNFDEIVRTKYFEMPPLTVSEAIEQLENVDHDFYGFRNEETGEINILYKRKDGGYGLIVPKGNGKAQKFDPVVIEAAKERSFAE
- the LOC115742266 gene encoding ribosome-binding factor PSRP1, chloroplastic isoform X2, with protein sequence MATLFSSSLQTALHGPPLSPSSPLSASAASPLLSVARTRVPGLSSSRSSLFTSHFSSIISDFSARTARSKCRGPLVVCMSWDGPLSSVKLIIQGKNLELNSSVKSYVEEKVGKAVQKHSHLVREVDVRLSIRGGEFGKGPKVRRCEVTLFTKRHGVVRAEEEAESLYGSIDMVSSIIQRKLRKIKEKESDHGRHMKGFDRLKVREPVAVPPVVEDDVEDVPQREDGNFDEIVRTKYFEMPPLTVSEAIEQLENVDHDFYGFRNEETGEINILYKRKDGGYGLIVPKGNGKAQKFDPVVIEAAKERSFAE